TCAGTAAGGGCTCCTGTGGTCGCGCGTTCACACCACTGTCGATAATCCAGTCGTATTGTGGGTTAAAAACAAAGTTCGGCGTGAGGGAGTTTTCTGGTAGATTTCTGCTGAGATTCTTGGGATCGGACTGGAGCTAGCACCAACAAAATTGGCAGCAGCAGGCAGCTTCCCAAGAAGAGAAGGGGTGCGATTGTTGCATGGGTCAGGGCCAGGAGGGTAGCCGATGATATGCCAGCAACGGTGATGAAGATCTAAAAATCACTTTGGGATGATTTCTATTTCTTCCAAGGAAATAATTGTcccaaaaagtattttttgttgtagtgattatGATTCGTAGTAGATGCTGGCCAAACTCATAATAATACAGAAGGAAGTAtttcctttttataattttattataatacaCAACATTGATGATAAATTATCGCGCGTACAAGCTGTGGCCATAAGAATGACCTTATTATATTACATACAATTAACACAGCATAGACATTCATGGCCTTATTGTTGAGGATACAAGCTTCTATGTTACATATAATTGTAACATTAGAACATGATCTACCATTGGCCTTAATACTGATAACACaagcacacatacatacatagcaAACACACCATATCTGATTGCTGGCTGGCCTATGCTGTTAATAATTCTTCACAATACTGGCGGCCATTCCGGATATTTATCATCAGCTAGGCCGCGCTATCGGCCTTTTCCCCGCGAAGAAGGCTAtgacaagaaaaagaaagttcatcggaaaaaagaaaataggatttttagaaaagaaagcTAGCATAATTATTCGTGCGAATAGTACtagaaaattcaaataatgtaaTGGAATTTGGCAGCTTCATCTACTGGACAtgtaatatatactaaaaaaaaatgaaggaatcATGAGATCTGTTCatttattcatctcaattaatcttATCGATCCATTCATTTACATAACATTAACACATACATATCTGGTGGTTGTTACACTACTCATGTATGCAAGTCAAACTCAagaactatagtctatatatactCATGCATCAGTACAAACTTGGAAATCGGCcacttcagtttttattttttgcttcgGGCTTGGAAAGTTCTAAATgcatactaattaatatatagtacttaCGATCAAGATATATATGTAGGATACGATATTGAATTCATGCCAGCTAATTACCTTCAACAGAAAGGGTCCAAGTCCTGTCGTCCTCGCCCACATGCCATGCGAAGTAACCACCCAAATCCATTTCAATTGCCTCCGTAACCTTTTCACGGATGCTAGTTATATCATCATAACCAATCCAAATCCTATCCTTATGCGAGTAGGTAGCAACATATTCCCCATCATATTTGGTGTCAAAATTATTATTCAGGATCTTTGCATGGATAGTACTGTAGGGTTCGGGGGATTCATCTTTTTTATGAGCCGGTGCAAAGAATCCATAGTCCATCGGGTCGTTTAGAATCCATTCATAGCCATGAAATGGAAGGCCGAGAACTAATTTGTTGGTCGCAACCCCACTGTTAATCCAGTGACGAATGCCATCACTTCCGCACGGACCGTACCTGCTTTTCTCTTTAGAATTAGACCACGCATGAACCGGTCCAGTCTCCCACGATAAGTTGGAGGAAGTACAGAAGTCAATGGCCAGTACGTTGATCCAGTCCAAGAAGACTGAAATGTTGGGATAATTGAAAAACCTTCCGCCTGAGCTGGGAATGGCCGGGTGGTAAAACACCGCT
This is a stretch of genomic DNA from Carya illinoinensis cultivar Pawnee chromosome 15, C.illinoinensisPawnee_v1, whole genome shotgun sequence. It encodes these proteins:
- the LOC122297120 gene encoding class V chitinase-like, producing MASSAGSTDVVKAGYWFVGYDNIRPVAEIPSQRFTHLYAGFAVVNIDTGEVTFPPEYEQEFKTFPDTVRQRNPTVKALLSIGGPGSPDISLVVRDDARRTKFIETSKNLAMDQSGYNGLDLCWLYPSPLDNVSDLMDFLKQWRGAVSQDDKKENKDDKFLLTAAVFYHPAIPSSGGRFFNYPNISVFLDWINVLAIDFCTSSNLSWETGPVHAWSNSKEKSRYGPCGSDGIRHWINSGVATNKLVLGLPFHGYEWILNDPMDYGFFAPAHKKDESPEPYSTIHAKILNNNFDTKYDGEYVATYSHKDRIWIGYDDITSIREKVTEAIEMDLGGYFAWHVGEDDRTWTLSVEAFFAGKRPIARPS